The segment AAAGATGGTTTTATTCATATGGCAGGCATCCATATGGGAAGCTTTGAAGAGAACATAAGGCTGGCAAGAAGTTTTCTTGGCAAGGGATATAAGGTTGTAAAGCTCTTCTCTTGGGAAGAAGGTATAGCGGTTAGAGAAAGGCTTTCTCTCCAGGAACTAAAGGGCAAACTTTGGCTTGCAAGAGAGGAAGGAAGCGGTGCAAGGAAGGTCTTTGAAGAGTTAAGAAAGGACATGGCAATAGAGAACTTCAGAGTGGTCTCTGGAGGTCATGAAAAGATAACCTTTAGCCTAAGAGAAGGCTTTGGTGATGCGGGAATTACCACAAAAGCCTATGCCCTTGAGTATGGACTTAGTTTCTTAGGTGTAAAGTGGGAGGACTATTGCCTTTGCTACAGAGCGGATTTAGAAGAGGACAGAAACTTTCTAAGAGTTCTTGACTTTCTCAAAAGCAAAAGGCACACACGCTTACTTTCTTACCTACCGGGTTATGAGAAAAAATCCCTTGAGGAGGTTTTACTGTGAGGACACTGCTTTTCTTACTTCTTGGGCTTTTTAGTCTTGCTCATGCGGAGCTCATAAGGGTCTTTGCAGCTTCAGACCTGCAGTATGCCTTAAGGGAAATTGCAAGCCTTTATATGAAAAGGTATCCAGAGGACAAGGTGGAGCTCGTATTTGGCTCCTCTGGAAAGGGCTACGCACAGATTAGAGCTGGTGCACCCTTTCACATCTACTTTTCTGCCAACATGAAGTATGTGGAAGAGCTCTACAAAGAAGGACATATAATAACGAAGCCAAAACCCTATGCCATTGGTAGAATAGTGGTTTGGACCAGAAAGGACTCTCCTCTTGACCCCTCTAAGTTTCCAGAGGTGCTACTTGACCGAAGAGTTAGAAGGATAGCCATAGCCAACTGGGAGCATGCACCTTATGGAAAGGCAGCAAAGGAAGCCCTTGAGGCTTATGGTGTATTTGATAGGGTAAAGAACAAGTTAGTGATTGGAGAAAGCGTCTCTCAAGCTGCCAGCTTTGTATACTCGGGTGCGGCGGACATTGGCATTATAGCACTTTCCTTGGCACTGGCTCCCGAACTGCAGGCAAGAGGTAAATACTGGCTAATTCCGGAAGATAAGCACGAAAGGCTTGAACAAGGCTACGGCATTACAAAAGAGGGAGGCAAGGTTAAAAACGCAAGGAGGTTCTACGACTTTATAGGCTCTCCAGAGGCAAGAAGAATATTCGTCAAATACGGCTTTGTCTTGCCAGGTGAAGAGAGATGATGGCGGATATAAACCCAGTGCCCATATGGCTTACAGTAAAACTTTCCATATGGACCACCATAATACTACTCATAATAGGCATTCCACTCTCCTACTACCTTGCTTACACAAAAAGCAAGCTGGGGCTCGTTATAGAAGCTCTGGTTACCCTTCCTCTTGTCCTACCACCAACAGTTTTGGGCTTTTACCTTCTACTGCTTTTGAGTAAAAACGGCATTATAGGCTCTGTATGGTATAGGCTATTTGACTACCAGCTTGTATTCCACTTTGAGGGTATAGTTATAGCCTCGGTCATATATAGCCTGCCTATGATGGTGCATCCACTTACCTCCGGTTTTAGAAGCGTGCCAAGAAATATCATAGAAGCCAGCTGGACTCTTGGAAAGTCAAAGATTGAAACCCTATTTAGAGTAATACTTCCCAACATGAAGGCTTCTGTGCTTACTGGCATAGTGTTATCCTTTGCCCATACCATAGGAGAGTTTGGTGTGGTTTTGATGGTAGGTGGAAACATAGAGGGAGAAACCCGTGTGGTATCCATAGCCATATACGATGCGGTGGAAGCCATAGACTACAAGACC is part of the Aquificaceae bacterium genome and harbors:
- the modB gene encoding molybdate ABC transporter permease subunit, encoding MADINPVPIWLTVKLSIWTTIILLIIGIPLSYYLAYTKSKLGLVIEALVTLPLVLPPTVLGFYLLLLLSKNGIIGSVWYRLFDYQLVFHFEGIVIASVIYSLPMMVHPLTSGFRSVPRNIIEASWTLGKSKIETLFRVILPNMKASVLTGIVLSFAHTIGEFGVVLMVGGNIEGETRVVSIAIYDAVEAIDYKTAHVYAGILFVASFICLAMLYAINRRWSL
- a CDS encoding substrate-binding domain-containing protein, encoding MNRVKERRLRLGLSQEELSKITNIPRTTISAIESGKATPSVDYALRLAKALRCTVEELFGEEEFVPFLGFKEGLFVSYQVDEKRVLFPINLSEAEDCPEGYFKEGKVEWFNRQTLPTYTFAGCDPSFKLLSKALREEGIRLLVINLPSMKALELLKDGFIHMAGIHMGSFEENIRLARSFLGKGYKVVKLFSWEEGIAVRERLSLQELKGKLWLAREEGSGARKVFEELRKDMAIENFRVVSGGHEKITFSLREGFGDAGITTKAYALEYGLSFLGVKWEDYCLCYRADLEEDRNFLRVLDFLKSKRHTRLLSYLPGYEKKSLEEVLL
- the modA gene encoding molybdate ABC transporter substrate-binding protein — its product is MRTLLFLLLGLFSLAHAELIRVFAASDLQYALREIASLYMKRYPEDKVELVFGSSGKGYAQIRAGAPFHIYFSANMKYVEELYKEGHIITKPKPYAIGRIVVWTRKDSPLDPSKFPEVLLDRRVRRIAIANWEHAPYGKAAKEALEAYGVFDRVKNKLVIGESVSQAASFVYSGAADIGIIALSLALAPELQARGKYWLIPEDKHERLEQGYGITKEGGKVKNARRFYDFIGSPEARRIFVKYGFVLPGEER